Within the Leisingera thetidis genome, the region AGCATGGACTGGTGGGCGCGCCGGCGAAAGGGGAGGAATTCCTGCCGCTTAGCCCTTGGGCCGGCTTGGCACCCAGGCATAGCCGTTTTCACACAGCACATAGGCCTCGCGCAGGCCGTGCGGCTTATCCGCGGGCTGTTGCAGAACGGTATACCCAGCCGCCTCCGCCCGTGCCGCAGCGTCATCCGGGTCAGTGTCATAAAGCCGGATCTCGATTCCGGCCCCGCGCGGCGGGTTTTCCGGCAGCAGCCCCAGCAGCGGGTTTTCCGCATAGGTGCCATCACTGTGCAGCTGAAACAACTGGCCGCCATAGGTGACAATGGCAAAATCCTGCATCACCTGATGGCCTTTCATATCAAAAACAGCCTCTAAAAAAGCGATTTCCGCCGGGACATCCCGCACTAGAAGATTGATGCCGATCCCGCGCAGGGAGCGGCCGAAACTATCCGCATCCGTCGTTTCATAATCCATGAGCCGCAGTGTTCCCCGGAACCGCCAGCGCGGCAATGCGAAAAGCGTCCGCTTTCGGTGCCCTTTCACCTCTGGCATGAAGCTTTGATGGCAATCCGCCGAAGCCCCTTGCCTTCCCGTCCGCAATCGGAACAATTGGACCATGTCAGAGCAGATTTTCCCCAGCTGGCCCGAAACCGCCCCGAATTTGATCGAAGTCGCCGCAGGCCGCGCGCCGGCGGATACCGTGATCCGGCAGGGCATTTGGGTCAATGTCCATACCCGCGAGCAGCTTCCGGACCATGATATTGCCATAGTGGCGGGCCGCATCGCCTTTGTCGGGCCGGATGCCTCCTATTGCACCGGGCCGGAGACACAGATCATCGAGGCTAATGGCCGCTACATGATCCCGGGCCTGTGCGATGCCCACATGCATATCGAGAGCGGCATGCTGACGCCCGCCGAATTTGCCCGCGCAGTGATCCCGCACGGCACCACCTCGATGTTCACCGACCCGCATGAGATTGCCAACGTGCTGGGTCTGGACGGCGTGCGCTACATGCATGACGAGGCGTTGATGCAGCCCGTCAACATCTTCACCCAGATGCCCTCCTGCGCGCCGTCTGCGCCGGGACTGGAAACCACCGGCCATGAAATCACCCCCTGCGATGTCGAAGAGGCCATGAGCTGGCCCGGCATCATCGGGCTGGGCGAGATGATGAACTTCCCCGGTGTCGCGGCTGCCGACCCCAAGATGCTGGCCGAAATCGCCGCCACCCAGCGGGCGGGCAAGACGGTTGGCGGCCATTACGCCTCCCCCGACCTCGGTCCCGGTTTTGCGGCCTATGTGGCAGGCGGTCCGGCGGATGACCACGAGGGCACCTGCGAGGCCGACGCCATCGCCCGGGTGCGCCAGGGGATGCGCTCGATGATGCGGCTGGGCTCGGCCTGGTACGACGTCGAAAGCCAGATCACCGCTGTGACGGAAAAGGGGCTGGATCCGCGCAATTTCATCCTGTGCACGGATGACTGCCACTCCGGCACTTTGGTCAATGACGGCCATATGAACCGGGTGGTGCGCCACGCGATTGCCTGCGGCTGCGATCCGGTCGTCGCGCTGCAGATGGCTACAATCAACACCGCCACCCACTTCGGGCTGGAACGCGAGATCGGCTCCCTCACGCCGGGACGGCGGGCCGATGTGATCCTGACCTCGGACCTGCGCGAATTGCCCATCGAAGTGGTGATCGCCCGCGGGAAAATCGTGGCGGAATCAGGCTCTATCAAGGTGGATTGCCCGCATTACGACTGGCCCGCCAGCGCCCGCGGCACCGTCCATCTGGGCCATGAGCTGACAGCGCAGGATTTTGAACTCACCGCGCCCGAAGGCGCCAATGCGGTCACCGCCAATGTGATCGGCGTGGTCGAGAACCAGGCCCCGACCAAGGCGCTTCAGGCGGAGCTGCCGGTGGTGGACGGGCTGGTCGAGGGCAGCGGCGATGTCTGCCAGATCGCCCTGGTCGAGCGCCACCGCGCCACTGGCGGCGTCACCAACGCCTTCGTGCAGGGCTTTGGCTACAGCGGCAAGATGGCGATGGCCTCCACCGTGGCGCATGACAGCCACCATATGATCGTCGTCGGAACCGACCGCGCACAGATGGCGCTGGCCGCCAACCGCCTGGCAGAAGTCGGCGGCGGCATCACCCTCTACAAGGACGGCGAAGAACTGGCCTTGGTCGAGCTGCCGATTGCCGGCCTGATGTCCGACAGCCCCGCCACCGAGGTCGCCGCCAAGGCGCAAAGAATGGTCGAAGCAATGCAGGCCTGCGGTTGCAGCCTGAACAACGCCTATATGCAGCACTCGCTGCTGGCGCTGGTGGTGATCCCGGAACTCCGGATCTCCGACCTTGGCCTTGTAGACGTGCGAACCTTCCAGAAAATTCCGGTGATCGAGCCCGTTCAATGATAACAACAAAACACCCCGGCCACCCGCCGACCGAAAGTTTCAATGACGCAACCGAAGCCGTGGACCGGCTGGAGCTGCTCTACAGGCAGGCCACCGGCTTCATCTGCGAGGAATTCTCCCGGGCGATGGCCGACGGCGCGCCGGACAATCAGCGCATCCGCGCCTATTACCCCGAGATCCGTTTTTCAACCACCAGCTTTGCCCAGGTGGACAGCCGGCTCAGCTTTGGCCATGTCTCGGCACCGGGCACCTATGCCACCACGGTGTCGCGCCCCGATCTGTTCCGCAATTACCTGATCCAGCAGATCGGCCTCTTGATCCGCAACCACGGCCAGCCGGTGATCATCGGTGTCTCCAGCACGCCGATTCCGGTGCATTTCGCGGTGGCCTCGCGGCCCGACCTGACCGTGCCGCAGGAAGGCGCGGCCGGCTTTACCCTGCGCGACGTGTTCGACGTTCCGGACCTGTCGACCACCAATGACGATATCGTCAACGGCACTTATCAGCCCGCCGACGGCACCGGCCCGCTGTCTCTGTTCACCGCCCAGCGCATCGACTACTCGCTGGCACGGCTGTCCCATTACACCTCCACCAGCGCCGAGCATTTCCAGAACCACGTGCTGTTCACCAACTATCAGTTCTATGTCGCCGAGTTCGAAGCCTATGCCCGCGCCCAGCTGGCCGACCCGACATCCGGCTACACCAGCTTTGTCAGCCCTGGCGACCACGAGATCACCGATCACGCGGCAGATATCCCGGAAAACGGCAAGCTGCCGCAAATGCCCACCTACCACCTGAAACGGCCGGACGGCAACGGCATCACCCTGGTCAACATCGGCGTCGGCCCATCCAACGCCAAAACCGCCACCGACCACATCGCGGTGCTGCGTCCGCATGCCTGGCTGATGGTCGGCCATTGCGCAGGGCTGCGGAACACCCAGGCGCTGGGGGACTTCGTGCTGGCCCATGGCTACCTGCGCGAGGACCACGTGCTGGACGATGACCTGCCGATCTGGACCCCGATCCCGGCCCTGGCGGAAATCCAGGTCGCGTTGGAAGAAGCAGTGGCCGAGATCACCGAATACGAGGGCTATGACCTCAAGCGGATCATGCGCACCGGCACTGTCGCCACCATCGACAACCGCAACTGGGAACTGCGCGACCAGTCCGGCCCGGTGCAGCGTCTCAGCCAGTCCCGCGCCATCGCCCTGGACATGGAAAGCGCCACCATCGCCGCCAACGGCTACCGCTTCCGGGTACCTTACGGCACGCTGCTCTGCGTCTCGGACAAACCGCTGCATGGCGAACTGAAGCTGCCGGGCATGGCCTCGGACTTTTACCGCACCCAGGTTGCACGGCATCTGCAAATCGGCATAAGAGCGATGGAGCGTCTGCGCGGTATGCCGTTGGAGCGGCTGCACAGCCGGAAACTGCGCTCGTTCGATGAAACCGCCTTCCTGTAAGGCCGTTTTTCGCGGATTTCCGGGAAAAAATGCCTATTTTCGCCTGCCCAGAGCACACAAGAAGTTGTGTTATCATACAACATAACGATAATGTCTCGCGATGAGGCCCCAGAGTTCGGGCAGCTTTAAGGAGACGAAGAATGTCCAAACCGATGACCAAAACCCAGCTTGTTGCCGCTCTGGCAGAGGAAATGGGCAGCGACAAGAAAGTCGCAGGTTCCGCCCTGGAAGCGGTATGCTCGCTGATCACCCGCGAAGTGTCGGGCGGCGGCGCCGTGACCCTGCCGGGCGTCGGCAAGATCTACTGCCGTGAGCGCCCGGAGCGCGAGGTGCGCAACCCGGCCACCGGCGAGAAATTCACCAAGGAAGCCGACAAGGTGGTGAAGATGACCATCGCCAAAGCGCTGAAAGACAGCGTCAACGGCTGATACCGGACCTGATCCGGACGGTTTCAGGGCTGCCCAACGCGGGCGGCCCTTTTCATTTGCCCGGATGCGCCCCGGCCGCGAAATTGGTTCGCCCGCGGCCGCAGCGTTGATGCTTGCCAATGATTCCCTTCGAGCGCACTCTGCCGCCAAGCCGGAGGAGGGCTGCCGCATGGCTGATGTGAATCTGATGCTGATCCTGGGCGCCGCCTTTCTGGGCGCCGCCAGCCCGGGACCCGCCACACTGACAATCGCCGGCACCGCTATGCGGCATGGCCGCAAACCGGGCCTGGCGCTTGCCGCCGGAGTGTGTTCCGGTTCTCTGATCTGGTCGGTTTCCGCCGCCTTCGGCCTCGGTGCAGTAATGCTGGCCAATGCCTGGATCATCGAGATGGTGCGCTATGCCGGTGCAGGCTCCCTGATGTATCTCGCCCTGCGCTCAGCCCGTTCCGCGCTGCGCCCCGGCACCGCAGCGCTGTGTGCTGCCCCGGCACCCGCGTTGCGTGCCGCCTATGCCAAGGGGCTGGCCCTGCACCTGACCAATCCCAAGGCAGTTCTGTTCTTCGGCGCACTGTATGCCATCGGCCTGCCGCCCGGCACCCCGCCCTCGGAACTGCTGACCGTCATGGGTGCCATAGCAGTGCAGAGCGCGCTGATCTTTCATGGCTATGCACTCTTGTTTTCCAGTGCAGCGGCCGCCCGCAGCTACCTGCGCCTGCGCCGCGGTTTCGAGGCAGTCTTTGCCGCCGCCTTCGCCACCGCAAGCTGGCAGATCTTTGCAGCCAGACTCAGCTGACAGGCCTTGAACCTTCGGCACAATTTCCGGAAGGTCCGCGACTAAGAGAGAGGGTATCGTGATGGACGGACGCGCTATTGCCATGGGGCTGGCCTTTGCCCTGATGTGGTCGTCGGCCTTCACCTCGGCCCGGATCATTGTGCAGGATGCCTCGCCGCTGTTTTCCCTCGCCGTGCGGTTCCTGATCTCCGGCCTGATCGGCGTCATCATCGCCCGCGCCATGGGCCAGACCTGGCGGTTGACGCCGGGCCAGTGGCGCGCCACCGTGATCTTCGGCATCTGCCAGAACGCGCTGTACCTCGGCCTGAACTTCGTCGCCATGCAGTGGATCGAGGCCTCACTGGCCGCCATCATCGCCTCCACCATGCCTTTGCTGGTGGCGCTGGCGGGATGGGTGCTGTTCGGCGAGCGGCTGCGTCCGCTGGGATACGCCGGGCTTGCGGCAGGCATCCTCGGCGTGGGGCTGATCATGGGCACACGGCTCAGCGCTGGTGTCGACCTCTTGGGCGTGGGTCTCTGCGTCATTGGCGTATTGGCACTGACCGCTGCCACCCTCGCCTTGCGCGGCGCCACCTCGGGCGGCAATTTCATGATGGTTGTCGGCCTGCAGATGCTGATCGGCTCGGCGGTGCTGTTTGTGGCCGCGCCGCTGACCGAGGACATCTTCGTCACCCCGACCTGGCGCCTGGCCGCCGCCTTCACCTATACCACCGTGGTGCCTGGGCTGATGGCCACGCTCATCTGGGTACTGCTTCTGAACCGCATCGGCGCGGTGCGGGCAGCCACATTCCACTTCCTCAACCCGGTTTTCGGGGTCGCCGTCGCCAGTGTGCTGCTGGGGGAAAAGCTGGGGCCGCTGGATGTGCTTGGCGTCGCCATCGTCACAGCCGGCATTCTCGCCGTCCAGCTCGCCCGCCAGCCCAGCCTGCCGACAGCGGCGCTCTCCCGCGCGGCAAAGCCGGGCTGACGCCCGTCCCTGCCCCTTGGGCCCGGCACGCCTGACGTCGTGCAGGCCCGTTGCAACCCTTGGCGCTTCCGCCGTAACCTGTACGTCAACGACCTGACAGGAGACCACCGGATGAGCGCGCAATTGACCCAGGTGCTGGACGCCATCGACGCCGCCAACGCCCAGGACCCCAATCTGGAAGACGGCCAGCCCGCCGCGCTGCTATACGGCCAGCGGATGAGCCAGGAACAGGCACGTCTGTTTCCCGACGCCTCCGAAGTGCTGCAGATCGCCGCCCGCGGCCAGCACGTGGAACGCTGGAAGATGGCCCGCGAAGCCTTCCCCGAAGGCCGGGCTGGCTATCTCACCTGGCGCAAGGCCGAAGCTCAGCACCACGCCGGTGTGGTCACCGCCCTGATGCGCGATGCAGGCTACAGCACGGAAGACATGGAGACCGCCGCCAAGATGCTGCGCAAGGAAGACATCAAGCGCGACGATCAGGTGCAAGCGCTGGAGGACGTCATCTGCCTTGTTTTCCTCAAGTGGTATTTCACCCCCTTTGCCGCCAAACACCCGGCGGACAAAGTCCAGCGCATCGTCGAAAAAACCGCCCGCAAGATGTCGGCAGACGCCCGCGCCCGGGTGCTGCGGGAGTTTGATCTGCCCGGAGACCTGGCCGGCGCCTTCGCCGCCTGAACAGCCCAGCACACGGCTTTGCGAGCCGCCTGTAACAGGGCGTTGCATTTTTGCACCCAGACCCCATGTTCTGCAGCAACGCAAACTGGCGGGAGGACACCATGACCAAATACTTCAAAGACCCGGACACGATTGCCGCCCTCTCCGAGGAAGAATTCCACGTGACCCAGAACGCAGGCACCGAGCGCCCCGGCACCGGCAAGCTGCTCCATAACAAGGAGCCGGGCATCTATGTGGACATCGTCTCGGGCGAGCCGCTGTTTGCCTCCTCCGACAAGTATGAATCCGGCTGCGGCTGGCCCAGCTTCACCAAACCAATCGAAACCGCCCATATCCAGGAGCTGGAGGACCGCACCCTCGGGATGATCCGCACCGAGGTCCGCTCGACCCATGGCGACAGCCACCTGGGCCACGTCTTCCCCGACGGGCCGATGGACCGCGGCGGGCTGCGTTATTGCATCAACTCAGCCTCCCTGCGCTTCGTGCATTTGGACGACATGGAGGCAGAGGGCTATGGCGCCTATATCAACCAAGTGGAGGTCGTGAAATGAGCACCACCGAACGCGCCGTTCTGGCTGGCGGCTGCTTCTGGGGCATGCAGGAGCTGATCCGCAACCGCCCCGGCGTCATCAGCACCCGCGTCGGCTATACCGGCGGCGACGTGCCGAACGCCACCTACAGGAACCACGGCACCCATGCCGAGGGGATCGAGATCATTTTCGATCCCGCCGTCACATCCTTCCGGGAGATGCTGGAATTCTTCTTTCAGATCCACGACCCGACCACCCTGAACCGCCAGGGCAACGATACCGGCATGAGCTACCGCTCCGCGATCTATTATGCGGACGATACCCAGAAAGCGGTGGCCGAGGACACAATCGCCGACGCCGACGCCTCCGGACTCTGGCCCGGCAAAGTGGTGACCGAAGTCGAACCCGTGGGCGATTTCTGGGAAGCGGAGCCGGAGCATCAGGACTACCTGCAGCGGCTGCCCACCGGCTACACCTGCCATTTCCCGCGGCCCGACTGGGTGCTGCCCAAACGCGGCGCCGCCGCAGAATAGGTTCCAACAAAGCCATTTTCAGCCCCGCTCGTATGGCGGGGCTTCTTCATTCGCCAGTTCCCCGGGAGTATCCATGCTTCATCTGGCCAAAAATATCCCCGCCGGAGGCAGCGGGTTTTCCCCGGAAACCCGCTTCACAGCCAAAAGACGCCTAGCCGTGCGCCACCCGCGGCCGCCCGCTGGCCTCTACCGTCAGCGAACCTTCAACAAACACCTGCCGCGATTCGACCTGCGCCGTGCGGATATCCCGCTCCACATGCACGTGGATATCCTCCGCGCCAGCCACTTCGGCAGCACCGCGCGCCTCCTTCGCCAACGCCGCTTCCAGCGCTGCCAGCGCTTCATCAGAGGCCGGGAAATCCACAGGGCCGCTCTCCAGATGCACCCGGTACTTGCCTTCCGCCGGCGAGGTCACGGTGCCGCTGCGCCGCATGGTGACGCGGCCCACAACAGCACCAATGGCATTGGCGACGCCCGCGTGCTCCGGCAGGATCATGTTGCAATGCAGCCGTTCCCCCACCGCCGGGTAGTAGCTGGGCGCCGACGCCCCCAGCCCCACCACATCGACATTCATCGCGGCATCCAGCGCCAGCAGGCCACGATGCCGCGCAAGCCCTTTTTGCAGCAGTACATGCCGCGCCAGCTCTTTTTCCGGC harbors:
- a CDS encoding glyoxalase, which translates into the protein MDYETTDADSFGRSLRGIGINLLVRDVPAEIAFLEAVFDMKGHQVMQDFAIVTYGGQLFQLHSDGTYAENPLLGLLPENPPRGAGIEIRLYDTDPDDAAARAEAAGYTVLQQPADKPHGLREAYVLCENGYAWVPSRPKG
- the ade gene encoding adenine deaminase, yielding MSEQIFPSWPETAPNLIEVAAGRAPADTVIRQGIWVNVHTREQLPDHDIAIVAGRIAFVGPDASYCTGPETQIIEANGRYMIPGLCDAHMHIESGMLTPAEFARAVIPHGTTSMFTDPHEIANVLGLDGVRYMHDEALMQPVNIFTQMPSCAPSAPGLETTGHEITPCDVEEAMSWPGIIGLGEMMNFPGVAAADPKMLAEIAATQRAGKTVGGHYASPDLGPGFAAYVAGGPADDHEGTCEADAIARVRQGMRSMMRLGSAWYDVESQITAVTEKGLDPRNFILCTDDCHSGTLVNDGHMNRVVRHAIACGCDPVVALQMATINTATHFGLEREIGSLTPGRRADVILTSDLRELPIEVVIARGKIVAESGSIKVDCPHYDWPASARGTVHLGHELTAQDFELTAPEGANAVTANVIGVVENQAPTKALQAELPVVDGLVEGSGDVCQIALVERHRATGGVTNAFVQGFGYSGKMAMASTVAHDSHHMIVVGTDRAQMALAANRLAEVGGGITLYKDGEELALVELPIAGLMSDSPATEVAAKAQRMVEAMQACGCSLNNAYMQHSLLALVVIPELRISDLGLVDVRTFQKIPVIEPVQ
- a CDS encoding AMP nucleosidase, producing MITTKHPGHPPTESFNDATEAVDRLELLYRQATGFICEEFSRAMADGAPDNQRIRAYYPEIRFSTTSFAQVDSRLSFGHVSAPGTYATTVSRPDLFRNYLIQQIGLLIRNHGQPVIIGVSSTPIPVHFAVASRPDLTVPQEGAAGFTLRDVFDVPDLSTTNDDIVNGTYQPADGTGPLSLFTAQRIDYSLARLSHYTSTSAEHFQNHVLFTNYQFYVAEFEAYARAQLADPTSGYTSFVSPGDHEITDHAADIPENGKLPQMPTYHLKRPDGNGITLVNIGVGPSNAKTATDHIAVLRPHAWLMVGHCAGLRNTQALGDFVLAHGYLREDHVLDDDLPIWTPIPALAEIQVALEEAVAEITEYEGYDLKRIMRTGTVATIDNRNWELRDQSGPVQRLSQSRAIALDMESATIAANGYRFRVPYGTLLCVSDKPLHGELKLPGMASDFYRTQVARHLQIGIRAMERLRGMPLERLHSRKLRSFDETAFL
- a CDS encoding HU family DNA-binding protein, which codes for MSKPMTKTQLVAALAEEMGSDKKVAGSALEAVCSLITREVSGGGAVTLPGVGKIYCRERPEREVRNPATGEKFTKEADKVVKMTIAKALKDSVNG
- a CDS encoding LysE family translocator, with protein sequence MADVNLMLILGAAFLGAASPGPATLTIAGTAMRHGRKPGLALAAGVCSGSLIWSVSAAFGLGAVMLANAWIIEMVRYAGAGSLMYLALRSARSALRPGTAALCAAPAPALRAAYAKGLALHLTNPKAVLFFGALYAIGLPPGTPPSELLTVMGAIAVQSALIFHGYALLFSSAAAARSYLRLRRGFEAVFAAAFATASWQIFAARLS
- a CDS encoding DMT family transporter; its protein translation is MDGRAIAMGLAFALMWSSAFTSARIIVQDASPLFSLAVRFLISGLIGVIIARAMGQTWRLTPGQWRATVIFGICQNALYLGLNFVAMQWIEASLAAIIASTMPLLVALAGWVLFGERLRPLGYAGLAAGILGVGLIMGTRLSAGVDLLGVGLCVIGVLALTAATLALRGATSGGNFMMVVGLQMLIGSAVLFVAAPLTEDIFVTPTWRLAAAFTYTTVVPGLMATLIWVLLLNRIGAVRAATFHFLNPVFGVAVASVLLGEKLGPLDVLGVAIVTAGILAVQLARQPSLPTAALSRAAKPG
- a CDS encoding DUF4202 domain-containing protein gives rise to the protein MSAQLTQVLDAIDAANAQDPNLEDGQPAALLYGQRMSQEQARLFPDASEVLQIAARGQHVERWKMAREAFPEGRAGYLTWRKAEAQHHAGVVTALMRDAGYSTEDMETAAKMLRKEDIKRDDQVQALEDVICLVFLKWYFTPFAAKHPADKVQRIVEKTARKMSADARARVLREFDLPGDLAGAFAA
- the msrB gene encoding peptide-methionine (R)-S-oxide reductase MsrB; its protein translation is MTKYFKDPDTIAALSEEEFHVTQNAGTERPGTGKLLHNKEPGIYVDIVSGEPLFASSDKYESGCGWPSFTKPIETAHIQELEDRTLGMIRTEVRSTHGDSHLGHVFPDGPMDRGGLRYCINSASLRFVHLDDMEAEGYGAYINQVEVVK
- the msrA gene encoding peptide-methionine (S)-S-oxide reductase MsrA, with protein sequence MSTTERAVLAGGCFWGMQELIRNRPGVISTRVGYTGGDVPNATYRNHGTHAEGIEIIFDPAVTSFREMLEFFFQIHDPTTLNRQGNDTGMSYRSAIYYADDTQKAVAEDTIADADASGLWPGKVVTEVEPVGDFWEAEPEHQDYLQRLPTGYTCHFPRPDWVLPKRGAAAE